A single genomic interval of uncultured Fusobacterium sp. harbors:
- a CDS encoding response regulator transcription factor: protein MKKILIIEDEKEIRNILRVYLSAFGYEVEEAEDGEEGINLFYAKSFDLVLLDIMLPKKDGWSICREIKKYSSVPVIIMTARTDENDEVFGLELGADDYITKPFSNKVLLARIKTILKNRENRKEDILKVGKIEINDISHTVSIEGERVELAPKEYEILMYMIKNSNIALRREKMLVEIWGYDFEGSDRIIDAHIKNLRKKIGEEYIKTVRNIGYKFEID, encoded by the coding sequence ATGAAAAAAATACTTATAATAGAAGATGAAAAAGAGATTAGGAATATTTTAAGAGTATATTTATCAGCTTTTGGATATGAAGTTGAAGAGGCTGAAGATGGTGAAGAGGGAATAAATCTTTTTTATGCAAAATCATTTGACTTAGTTTTATTAGATATTATGTTGCCTAAAAAAGATGGATGGAGTATCTGTAGAGAGATTAAAAAATATAGTTCAGTACCAGTAATAATTATGACTGCTAGAACTGACGAAAATGATGAAGTATTTGGACTAGAATTAGGAGCTGATGATTATATAACTAAACCTTTTAGTAATAAAGTATTATTGGCAAGAATAAAAACAATTTTAAAAAATAGAGAAAATAGAAAAGAAGATATTTTAAAAGTTGGAAAAATAGAGATAAATGATATTTCTCATACTGTGAGCATAGAAGGGGAAAGAGTAGAGTTAGCACCTAAAGAGTATGAGATACTTATGTACATGATAAAAAATTCTAATATAGCTTTGAGAAGAGAGAAGATGCTTGTAGAAATATGGGGATATGATTTTGAAGGAAGCGATAGAATTATAGATGCACATATAAAAAATTTAAGAAAAAAAATAGGAGAGGAATATATAAAAACTGTTAGAAATATTGGATATAAATTTGAGATAGACTAA